The DNA segment ATCGCGATCTCCGGCGGCCGGATCGCCGCGATCGGCCCGGGACTCCCCCGGGACGCCCGCGAGATCGCCGACGTCAGCGGCTGCCTGGTGACACCGGGGCTGATAGACCTGCACACGCACGTCGGCCCGGGATACTGGGGCATCGACCCGGATCCGATCGCCTGGTGTTCCGGCGTCACCACGTGGGTGGACGCCGGCTCCGCGGGCGCGTACACGGTGGCCGGCCTGCGCCGCGTCGCGGAGACCGCCGCGGTGCGGGTGCACGCCCTGCTCAACATCTCCGCCGTCGGGCTGGCCGGCCGGACCGGGGAGAGCCGGGATCTGGCCAACTGCGACGTCGCGCTGGCGATCGACGCCGTTCAGGCGAACCGGGACCTGTTCCACGGCATCAAGGTGCGGATCGACGCCGAGACGGTCGGCGCCAACGGGGTCGAGCCGCTGCGCCGAGGGCTGGAGGCGGCACAGGCGTGCGGCGTCCCCGTCATGGTCCACATCGGCACCGCCCCGCCGTCGCTCGACGAGGTCCTCGACCTGCTGCGTCCCGGCGACCTGATGACGCACTGCGCGAGCGGCATCGCGGCGCCGCTCGGGCCGTCGGTACGAGCCGCCGCCGAGCGTGGTGTGCTGCTCGACCTCGGGCACGGGTCCGGCGGGTTCGCGTTCGACGTGCTCGAACGCCAGCTGGACGCGGGGCTGCTGCCGACGACCGTCTCCACCGATCTGCACGCGCGCTCGCTGCACGGCCCGGTCTTCGACCTGCCCACCACGATGGCGAAACTGCTGGCCGTGGGGGTGCCGCTGGACGGCGTGGTCGAGGCGGTCACCACGCATCCGGCGCGGGCGCTGGGACTCTCCTGCGGGTTGGCGGTGGGCGCTCCGGCCGACATCGCGGTCTTCGACGTACGGAAGGAGCCGTTCACCGTTGTCGACGCGCACCGCCAGACCCGGGTCTCCCCGATCCGGCTCGTCAATCGCGCCACCTATGTGGCCGGCCGGCTGCTCCCGCCCCGCCTCCCGGCCCCGCCCGCGCCGTGGATCCCGCTCACCGGCGCCCAGCGATCGGCGCTCGACCACCGCACCCGAGCCATCCGTGACCTGCTCACCACCCCGCTGGTCGGGGTGGACGGGCTGGCCGAACAGTTCCCTAGAAGGAGTAAGTGACATGCCCAAGCGCTCTGTGATCACCGACAAGGCGGCGCCCGCCGGCGGGCCGTACTCGCACGCGGTCGTCGCCGGGGACACCATCTACCTGGCCGGCGCCATCCCCGCCCTGCCCGACGGCACCCGGGTCACCGGCACCTTCGCCGAGCAGGCGCACGCGGCGTTCCGCAACCTCGCGGCGGTGGCCGAGGCCGCCGGCGCCAGCCTCGACGACGCCGTCCGGGTCGGCGTCTACCTGCGCGACTTCGCCGACTTCCCGGAGCTCAACGAGATCTACCCGCAGTACATCAAGGGCGAGCACCTGCCGGTCCGGACCACCCTGCCGGTCCCGCTGGTCGGCTTCGACATCGAGATCGACGCCGTTCTCTACACCGGCGCCTGATCGCCCGCCGGCGGGCTCCGGGTAGCGACGGGCGCAAGTGGGTAGGGGAAACCCATGCCTCAGCCTGGAGAGTTGCTCGGTGCCCGCTACCGGCTCGACGATCGGCTGGCCGCGGGTGGCATGGGAGAGGTCTGGCGCGCCACCGACATGGTCCTCGGACGGCCGGTCGCGGTGAAGACGCTGCTGGCCGGATACGCCGACGACGCCGGTTTCCGTAGCCGGTTCCAGCACGAGGCGCGTGCCATGGCCTCGCTGCGCCACGCGGGCGTCGTGCCGGTCTACGACTTCGGCGACACCGGCGACGGCGCCTATCTGGTGATGGCCCGCGTCGACGGCCGGCCGCTGAACGAGCGCATCGCCGAACGCGGTCCGCTGGGTCCCGCCGAGACGATGTCGGTGGTGACGCAGGCCGCGCGGGCGCTCGCCGCCGCCCACGAGGCCGGGATCGTGCACCGTGACGTCAAACCCGGCAACCTGATCATCGAGCCGGACGGGACCGTGGTCCTGGTGGACTTCGGGGTGGCCCGCTCGGCGAACTCGGTCACGCTCACCGGCGCCCGGGAGGTGGTCGGCACCGCGCTCTACATCGCTCCGGAGCAGGTGTCGAAGCAGACCACCGGGCCGTCCGCCGACATCTACGCGCTGGGCGTGGTCGCCTATCACTGCCTCGCCGGGCATCCGCCGTTCGTCGGCGACAATCCGCTGGCCGTCGCGTTGCAGCACGTCAGCGAGGAGCCTCCGCCCCTGCCGGACACCGTGCCGGCTCCGGTGCGGGACCTGGTCACCCGGGCACTGGAGAAGGATCCGGCTGATCGTTTCCCCTCGGCCGCGGCGATGGCCGACGCCGCCGCCGCACTGATCACGGTGGAGGGGGACGCCGCCGCCGCGACGGCGGTGCTCGCCCCCGCTCTGTCACGGACTGTGACGGATCTCCCTGCTCCGCCGCCACCGCCACCCCCGGCGCCCCGTCCCCGGCGCCGCAATCTCGCCCTTCTCTCGGGTCTGCTGGCGGCCCTCCTCGGCGTGGGCACCCTGATCGCGGTGACCGATCCCTTCGGCGGCCCCCCGGCGATCACGACCCCGGACAAGCTGCAGCCGTCGGTCGCTCCCAGTCCGGCCAAGGGGAAGAAGAACAGCACCAAGATCGCCACGAACAGCGGAAACGATCAGAAGCGGGAGCCCTCGAAGGAGTCCTCGCCGCGGGCCACAGCCCCGTCGAGCCCGGCCGCCGCATCGTCGGCGCCGGAGCCGGACCCGGAACCGACCACGACCACCGAGCCGCCGGCGACCGCCACCACCGAGCCGGAGCCCACCGCGACGACCACCACCACCGCCCCGCAGGAGGGGGACGAGCCGGAGGCCGATCAGGAGACCGAGAACACCGAATCGTAACGGCAGGACGATGCTGACGCTGCGTGCTGATCGGTAGTATCGCCCCTTCAGCCCGGGGCTATTTCGAAGGCAGGCAATGTCGGTCATCCAGGAACCGGTCGATACCGCACGCGCGCCCGACGTGGCGGCGGGGCGATCGGCGAGGACCGGTCCTCACCTCGGTTTCCGTCCCGACATCGAGGGCATGCGCGCGATCGCCGTCACCCTCGTGGTCCTGTCCCACGCCGGTCTCGCGACCCTGGCCGGCGGCTACGTGGGCGTCGACGTCTTCTTCGTGATCTCCGGCTTCCTGATCACCACCCTGCTGCTGAAGGAACTCGGCCGCACCGGCACGGTCTCGCTCACCCGCTTCTACGCGCGCCGGGCGATCCGCCTGCTGCCGGCGTCCGCGCTGGTCCTGGTCGCGACGCTAGCCGGCGCGTGGTTCTGGCTGCCGTCGACGCGGTTCCACTCGATCAGCCTGGACGCGCTCTTCGCCACCTTCTACGGCATCAACTGGCGGCTGGCCGACGAGGGCGTGCAATACCTGAACGCCGACGCCGCCCCCTCGCCGCTGCAGCATTTCTGGTCACTGGCCGTCGAGGAGCAGTTCTACCTGGTCTGGCCGCTGCTCATGCTGATCTACGCCTTCTTCTGGGCCCGTTCCCGGCGGCCCCGGTCCGCTGTCGTCATCCCCACCCAGCGCACCTCGTCTTCCCCACCCCCTTCTCCGGTACGCCCGAAGCACCGCTTTCTGACCGTCGCGTTGATCCTGATCGCGGCGGCCTCGCTCGCGGCGAGCATGACGCAGACCAGGTCGGCCGCCCCCTGGGCCTACTTCGGAGCGCACACCCGCGCCTGGGAGCTGGCGATCGGCGCCCTCGTCGCGGTGGCCGCGTCCCGCCTCGCGGTCCTCCCCGGCCGGGTCGCCGCCCCGCTGACCTGGCTGGGCATGGCCGCCGTGATCGGCTCGGCGTTCCTCTACGACGAGCACACCGCGTTCCCCGGTTCGGCCGCCCTGCTGCCGGTGCTCGGCTCCGCGGCGATCATCGCGGCCGGCTGCGCGGCGCCGAGGGGTGGCGCGGCCGTCGTGCTGCGGACCCGGCCGTTCCAGTTGATCGGGCGGTACTCGTACAGCTGGTACCTGTGGCACTGGCCGATCCTGATGATCGGGCCGGCGGCCCTCGGCCTGGAGTCGTCGCTCGGGCTCGGTCTCGCGCTGGCGGCCGGGTCCCTGGTGGTGGCCGTCGCGTCGTACCACCTGATCGAGAACCCGGTCCGGAACCGTCAGTGGATCAAGGCGCGCGCTCGCCGCGGTCTCGCCGTCGGCCTGGCACTGTCGGCGGTGACGGCCGGGCTCGCGCTGGGCGCCGGCCGGTTCACGCCCGCCGTGGCGACCGGCGACGCGGTGGCCGACACCAGCAGCCGGCTCGCCGAGGCCGCCGACGCCGAAGCCCGGCTGCGCACCCTGCTCGCCGACGCGTCCCGGCAGCTCACGCTCCCGGCCAACCTCAAGCCCGCCCCCGAGGCCGCGGCCGCCGACCAGCCGGTGATCTACCGGGACGGCTGCCACATCGACTATCCGTTCGTCGCGGCGGGCAACCCCTGCGCGTACGGCGACACCACCGCCACCGACTCGATCTTCCTGCTCGGCGACTCGCACGCCGCGCACTGGTTCCCGGCCGTCGACGCGATCGCGAAGGAGCGGGACCTCAAGCTGTTCTCCCGCACCAAGGCCGCCTGCCAGGCCGCCTCGGTACTGGTCTTCAACGACGTGCTGAAGCGGCCCTACTCCGAGTGCGTGGAGTGGCGGGACCGGGTCTTCGCCGAGATCGCCGCGCAGCGCCCGAAGTTCGTGGTGCTCTCCTCCAACGGCGGCGACAGCGGTGGCCTGGTCACGCCGGACAACAAGCCGCTGGACCGCGGCCCCGACCGGGACCGGCTCTGGGTCCAGGCCTGGACGAGGACGTTCGACACCATCGAGCGGGCCGGCGCCCAGCCCGTGCTGCTGCTGGACACCCCGTGGCCGGCCGGGTCCGCCCCGGAGTGCGTGGTGACCCGCCCGACGGCGGTGAACGAGTGCGCCCGCCCGGCCCGGGAGGCGTTCGTGGAGCCCGGACGCCGGGAGATGGTCGCTGCCGCCGCCCGGGCCCGGGGCGTCACGGTGGTCGACACCCGTGACTGGTTCTGCACATCGGTGAGCTGCCCGGCCGTGGTCGGCAACCTGCTGGTGTGGAAGGACAGCAGCCACATCAGCACGGCGTACGCCGCGATGCTGACGCCGCTGCTGGATGCTCGTCTGCCCTCCTGAGCTCGAGGTCCGGGGTCAGGCGAACACGTCCTGCTGATAGCGCCCCGACGCTTCGAGCGAGCGCAGCCACACGTCGGCCTGCTCGGCGGTCGAGCCGGTGTGCCGGCGGTGCAGCGCCAGCAGCTCACCCCGCACGGCCGGGGCCATCCGCGCGCCGTCGCCACAGAGATAGACGTGGGCGCCCGCCTCCAGCAGCTCCCACACCTCGTCCCCGGCGGCGGCGAGGGCCTCCTGGACGAATCGGTGCGGGTGCTCCGGCACCGCGGAGAAGGCCAGGTGCAGGTCGGCCACCCCGTCCGCGGCCCACTGCTCCATCTCCGGGCGATAGAGCCAGTCGTGCTCCGGGTGCCGGCAGCCGTAGAAGAGCTTGGCCGGCCCCCGGTCCTCGTGCAGCGCCCGTTCCTGGAGGAATCCGCGCAGTGGGGCGAACCCGGTGCCCGGGCCGATCAGGATCATCGGGGTGGCCGGGTCGGCCGGCGGGCGGAAGGGCGGGGCCGGGATCCGGACGTGGCCGAAGAAGACGTCACCGGGCTGGAGCCGGGCCAGATATTGCGAGCACATCCCGCGATAGCGTCCGGTGCCGGTCCGGGCCGGGCCGTCGACCAGGCCCACCGTGATGGTGACCAGCGACGGGTCGGCCTTCGGCGACGACGAGATCGAGTAGAAGCGCGGCCGGATCGTCCCGACCAGTTCCAGGAAGACGCCGAAGGGCAGCTCGATAGCCGGGAAGCGTTCGAGCAGGCCGAGCACCGAGACCCGCTTGGCGAGCACCTCGTCGGCATAGGCGGTCCGGCCCTGGTCGGAGTCCTCGGTCCAAGCTGCCAGCTGCCGGGTCGTCCACGGGCACGCGGTGTGCGCCGCGAGCGTGGCGATCTGCCCGCGGGTGGCCGGCTCCTGCAACTCGACGAAATCGGTGAGCAGCAGGCCAGCGGTGACCGGCACGCCGATCGGCAGGCCGGTGGGCCGCTCGCCGTCCTGGCTCAGCCGCACCACCAGGTCGTGTGAGACCCGCAGCGTGTGCAGCGCCCAGTCGACCAGCTCCGGGTCGTTCTTGGCGTAGACGGCGAGGTGGTCCCCCGCTTCGTAGGAGACGCCCTCGGGCAGCTGGACGGTGATCGCCTTGACGCCCGGCCGGGGCGCCTCGCGGCTGAAGTCCCAGAGGCCGGCCGGGTCGCCGACCAGTTCCTCCACCGAGAAGACCATGATCGGGTGGGCCTGCCCGGAGACCACCGCCGGCCGGATCTGGTCCTCGCCGAGCACCTCCACGGCGTACCGCGGGCCGGCCGCCGCCGCGGCCGACGCGCCGAAGGACGCGGCGAGAGCGGTCCACAGCCCGTCCAGCCAGGCCGTCGCCATGCCGTCGAAGTCGCCGGCCGCGTCGGTCTCGCCGCGCTCCACGATCGGGGTGGCCCCGGCGTTGAGCAGCTTCGCCTCGACCCGCTTGGGGAAGGCCTGGTAGGTGGCCCACTGCGTGTTGCCGTTGCCGAGCACCGCGAAGGAGACGCCGTCCAGCGCGCCGGGCGGGATCTCCAGGTCGTCGAAGAGCTGCGCGTTGTCCGGGGCCTTCCCGTTGTAACTGGAGGTGACCACGGCGAGCAGCCCGTCGCCCGGCAGGTCGGCGGCCAGTTCATCGAGGGACTGCACGGTGACGTCGAAACCGGAGCGCCGGGCCCGGTCGGCGAGCTGCTGGGCCAGGTCCTCGGAGGTGCCCAGGTTCGAGCCGTGAGCGACAGTCAGCCGGACACCGCCGGCCTGGACCCGGGCCACCTCGGCGGCCGGCGCCGCGGCGGTGAGGGCGTCACCCGTCGCGATGCGCTCGTGCTCCTGGCGTACCCGGATCCGCAGGCGGAAGTCCTCGGGCTTGATGGTCAGCGTCTGCTTGATGGTGAGCCGGTGGCCGTCCGGGTCGGCGATCGCGAACCGCTGCAGGACCATGGCGAGCGCGAGCCGCGCCTCGGTCAGCGCGAACTGCCGTCCGATGCAGGCCCGCTCGCCGTTGCCGAACGGCTTGTAGGCGTGTGGGTGGTGGGCGGCCTTGTTCTCCGGCAGCCACCTGTCGATGTCGAAGGTCTCCGGGTCGGGCCAGGCCTCCGGGTCGGTGTGCAGCGGCTTCATCAGCACACCGATCTTCTGGTGCGCCGGGATCTCGTAACGCCCGCCCAGCGTCGTCGCCTCGCGCGCCGCCAGCCCGATGAAGGGGATCGGCGAGAGCAGCCGCAGCGTCTCGTCGAGGATCCGCGGGATCACGTCCAGCTTCATGATCGTCTCGTAGGTGGGCACGGTGTCCCCGGGCAGCATCCGGTCGACCTCGGCGTACGCCTGGGCGAGCACGTGCGGGTTGCGCAGCAGCAGGTGCAGGGCGAAGGACAGGGTGCCGCTGGTCGTCTCGTGGCCCGCGATCAGGAACGTGAGGACCTGGTTGCGGATGTTCTCGTCGGAGAGCCGGCCACCGGAGACCGGGTCGGCGGCGTCGAGCATCAGGCCGAGCAGATCGTTCGACCTCTCGCCGCTCGCCCTCCGCGCCCGGATCACCTCGTCGACGGTGTCCTGCATGACCGCGATGTCCTCGCGGTACTTCGCGTCCGCCTCCCGCTTGAGCCGGGTGACCAGCGGCAGCTGGCGGGCCCGGTGCATCACCTCGGTGAGCGCGTTCCCCATCGCCTGGAGGAAGGGGTGCAGCTCCACCTGCTCGTAGGACTTGAACGACTGCCCGAAACCGGCGAGCGCGATGGTGTCCAGGGTCAGCCGGGTCATGTCGTCGGTCACGTCGACGACGGTCCTGCCCTCCCACGCCGTGACCAGGTCCCGGGCGACCTCCAGCATCTGCGGGAAGTACGCCTTCATCGACCGCTGGCTGAAGGCCGGCAGCAGGATCCGGTGCGCCTGCCCCCAGACCTGCTCGTCCTCGCGGGCGGTGAAGAGACCGTCGCCGGCGAAGTCGCGGACGTCGCCGAGCGGGCCGTCGACCGGCTTGTAGAAGCGCGACTCGTCGCACACCTCGGCCACCAGGTCCGGGTCGTAGACGAAGACCACGTGGCGCCCGGCGAGGTTCAGCTTGAACACGCCTCCGGGGTGCTGGGCTGCCAGGCCGGCGAAGAACCGGTGGGTGCCTTCCACCGGAACCTGCAGTCCATTGCCGACGATCGGCAGGCCGCGCGGGGCGGGAATGGCGGCGGTCAAGGGAGAACCTCCTCAGCCATACGGTGTATGGCGCTACCATACGGCGTATGGCAGGGACCGCAAAGCCGGGTGATCAACGTTTAACGAAGGACATGATCCTGAAATCGGCCCTGAGGATCATCGATGCCGACGGCGTGGCATCGCTCAGCATGCGCAGACTCGCGGCCGACCTGGGCGTCAATCCGATGTCGCTCTACCACCACGTGCCCGGCAAGGCCGCGCTGCTCGACGGCGTGACCAGGCTGGTCACCGACGGCGCCCGGCACATCGAGCCGGCCGGCGGGACCTGGCAGGAGCAGTTGCGGCAGCTGGCGTACGAGTTCCGCACGCTCAGCCTGGCGCACCGCAACCTGATCCGGCACGCGTTCGCCAGTGACGACGTGATCCAGCGCGACGGGCCGATGTGGCGGACGCTCTGCGAGGTGCTGCGCGGCGCCGGGCTGCCCGAGTCCGAGGTGGAACGCACCGGCGCCGTGCTGGCGGTGCTGGTGGGCGGCCTGTTGCACACCGAGGTGAACGGCACCATGCGCCGGCTGATCGGCGAGGGCCAAGCGGACGACACCGGCTTCTCGCTCGCCGTCGACCTGCTCATCGACGGCATCGCCGCGCGGGTGTGACGCGAAACGGGCTGGTGGCGGGATTTTTCGCGAACCGGCGACGACCATCGGAATCGGGCGACGATGATCGAACGAGCGGGTAACACGTCCGAAACTTCCAGCTGCGAGCATTCCGGGGCGCGATCAGGAGGTCCCTTTGTTCCTCAGCCAGCACGAGCAGGAAAGACTGCTCATCCATGTGGCGGCCGACGTCGCCCAGCGCCGCCGTGACCGCGGCCTGCGGCTCAACTATCCGGAGGCGACAGCGATCATCACGGCGTTCCTGCTCGAAGGAGCGCGGGACGGCCGGACCGTCGCCGAACTGATGGACGCCGGGCGCCGGGTGCTGACCCGCGACGACGTCCTGGAGGGGGTTCCCGAGATGCTCGCCGAAGTGCAGGTCGAGGCGACCTTCCCGGACGGCACGAAGCTCGTCACCGTGCACGGGCCGATCTCATGACGATCCCCGGCGAGATCCTGTACGGCGAGGGCGTCATCGAGATCAACCCCGGCCGTCCGGTGCTGGCGCTGACCGTGCGCAACACCGGCGACCGGCCCGTCCAGGTCGGATCGCACTTCCACTTCGCCGAGTCGAACGCGGCACTCGAATTCGACAGGAAGGCCGCCTGGGGTCACCGCCTCGGCATCCCGGCCGGCACGTCGGTCCGCTTCGAACCCGGCATCCCGCGCGATGTCACCCTGGTGCCGCTCGCCGGCCGGCGGATCGTCCCGGGCCTGCGCGGCCTGGCCGGCGGCCCGCTCGACGCCGACAGCCCGGCACCCGGCCCCGACCCGGCCGACATCGAGCCGGCCGGGTCCCTCGACGAGGACACAGGCGAGAGCCAGCCCAACGGCGACAACGGGAGCCCACGGTGAGCCGGGGATCCAGCCATGACCCGAGTGGAGAACCGGCATGACCTCACTGGAACGCAGCCGGTATGCCGCGCTCTACGGCCCTACCGCCGGTGACCGGATCCGGCTGGCCGACACGAACCTGCTGATCGAGATCGAGGAGGACCGCAGTTCCGGGCCGCGGCCCGGCGACGAGGTCGTCTTCGGCGGCGGCAAGGTCATCCGGGAGTCGATGGGGCAGTCGCGGGCCACCCGGGCCGAGGGCACCCCGGACACCGTCATCACCGGCGTGGTGATCCTGGACCACTGGGGGATCATCAAGGCCGACGTCGGCATCCGCGACGGGCGGATCGTGGCGATCGGCAAGGCCGGCAACCCGGACACCATGGACGGGGTGCATCCCGACCTGGTGATCGGCGCCAGCACCGAGATCATCGCGGGCAACGGGAAGATCCTCACGGCCGGGGCGATCGACAGCCACGTACACCTGATCAGCCCGACCATCCTGGACACCGCCCTCGCCTCCGGCATCACCACGATCATCGGTGGCGGCACCGGACCGGCCGAGGGAACCAAGGCCACCACCGTCACGCCGAACGCCTGGCACCTCGCCCGGATGCTCGAATCCCTGGACACCTGGCCGATCAACGTGCTGCTGCTCGGCAAGGGCAACACGATGTCCGCCGAGTCGATGTGGGAGCAGCTGCGCGGCGGCGCCGGCGGCTTCAAGCTGCACGAGGACTGGGGCACCACGCCCGCGGCGATCGACGCCTGCCTGACCGTGGCGGACGCCTCCGGGGTGCAGATCGCCATCCACACCGACACGCTGAACGAGGCCGGTTTCGTCGAGGAGACGCTGCGGGCCATCGCGGGGCGGTCGATCCACGCGTACCACACCGAGGGCGCCGGCGGCGGGCACGCACCGGACATCATCACTGTCGCGTCCCACCCGAACATCCTGCCGTCGTCGACGAACCCGACCCGGCCGTACACCCGCAACACCCTCAGCGAGCACCTCGACATGCTGATGGTCTGCCACCACCTGAACTCCGCAGTACCGGAGGATCTGGCCTTCGCCGAAAGCCGGATCCGGCCGTCGACCATGGCCGCCGAGGACTACCTGCACGACCTCGGTGCGATCTCGATGATCGGCTCGGACTCGCAGGCGATGGGCCGGGTCGGCGAGGTCGTCACCCGCACCTGGCAGACCGCCCACGTCATGAAGGCTCGCGTCGGCGCCCTTCCCGGCGACGGCGCGGCCGACAACAACCGGGCCAAGCGGTACGTCGCGAAGTACACGATCTGCCCGGCGATCGCGCACGGCATGGCCGAGCAGGTCGGGTCGGTCGAGCCCGGCAAGCTGGCCGACCTGGTCCTCTGGGACCCGGCGTTCTTCGGTGTCCGGCCGGCGCTGGTCATCAAGGGCGGCATGATCGCCTACGCCCAGATGGGCGATGCGAACGCGTCCATCCCGACTCCGCAGCCGATGCTTCCCCGCCCGATGTTCGGGTCCTACGGGGTCGTGCCGGCGCAGACGTCCGTGGCGTTCGTGGCCCCGGCCGCGATCGACGCCCTGCTCTCCGACCGCATCGGGGTGAAGCGGGCGCTCGTCCCGGTCAGCGACACCCGCTCGGTCGGCAAGGCCGACATGATCCGCAACGACGCCATGCCGCGGATCGAGGTCAGCGCCGACACCTTCGAGGTGCGCATCGACGGCCAGGTCATCGAACCCGATCCGGTGTCGGAACTGCCCATGGCTCAGCGTTACTTCCTGTTCTGATGAGCCTCTCCACCCTGCTCCTGCTCGCCGACGGGCGGCTCCCCTCCGGGGGGCACGCCCACTCCGGCGGCCTGGAGGCCCAGGTCGCCGCCGGACGCGTCAAGGACGTCGACGATCTCGGCGGTTTCCTCCGGGGCAAGCTCGCCACCAGCGGTCTCGTGTCGGCCGCCTTCGCGGCCGCCGCCTGCGGCGATGTGAACCGGGTGGCCGAGCTCGACGAGGGACTCGACGCCCGGACGCCGTCGCCGGCTCTCCGGAAGGCCTCACGGGCGCAGGGTCGCGCTCTGCTGCGGGCCGGCCGGGCCATGTGGACCCTGCTGGCGCCCGTCAGCCGCGAGCCGCATCAGCCGGTCGCTCTGGGCGTCCTGGCCGCTGCCGCCGGGCTGGCGCCGGGCGAGGCCGCCGTCGCCGCGGCGCACGGCACGATCACCGGTGCGGCGAGCGCGGCGGTCCGGCTTCTGGGCCTTGATCCGTACGGGGTGCACGCCCTGCTGGCCCGCCTCACCACCGAATGTGACCGGATCGCGGCAACGGCCGCGAGCCGGTACCGCGACGCGGTCGACGATCTGCCGGCCGCCGGAGCTCCACTGCTCGACATCGGCGCCGAGCACCACGCCACCTGGGAGGTGCGTCTCTTTGCATCCTGAACTGCACGAACACGGCCCCGATGA comes from the Actinoplanes sp. OR16 genome and includes:
- a CDS encoding urease subunit alpha, whose amino-acid sequence is MTSLERSRYAALYGPTAGDRIRLADTNLLIEIEEDRSSGPRPGDEVVFGGGKVIRESMGQSRATRAEGTPDTVITGVVILDHWGIIKADVGIRDGRIVAIGKAGNPDTMDGVHPDLVIGASTEIIAGNGKILTAGAIDSHVHLISPTILDTALASGITTIIGGGTGPAEGTKATTVTPNAWHLARMLESLDTWPINVLLLGKGNTMSAESMWEQLRGGAGGFKLHEDWGTTPAAIDACLTVADASGVQIAIHTDTLNEAGFVEETLRAIAGRSIHAYHTEGAGGGHAPDIITVASHPNILPSSTNPTRPYTRNTLSEHLDMLMVCHHLNSAVPEDLAFAESRIRPSTMAAEDYLHDLGAISMIGSDSQAMGRVGEVVTRTWQTAHVMKARVGALPGDGAADNNRAKRYVAKYTICPAIAHGMAEQVGSVEPGKLADLVLWDPAFFGVRPALVIKGGMIAYAQMGDANASIPTPQPMLPRPMFGSYGVVPAQTSVAFVAPAAIDALLSDRIGVKRALVPVSDTRSVGKADMIRNDAMPRIEVSADTFEVRIDGQVIEPDPVSELPMAQRYFLF
- a CDS encoding urease accessory protein UreF, producing the protein MSLSTLLLLADGRLPSGGHAHSGGLEAQVAAGRVKDVDDLGGFLRGKLATSGLVSAAFAAAACGDVNRVAELDEGLDARTPSPALRKASRAQGRALLRAGRAMWTLLAPVSREPHQPVALGVLAAAAGLAPGEAAVAAAHGTITGAASAAVRLLGLDPYGVHALLARLTTECDRIAATAASRYRDAVDDLPAAGAPLLDIGAEHHATWEVRLFAS